In the Streptomyces cinnamoneus genome, CCGTCGGCGGCTCGATCGACAACGTGGTCTCCTACTGGCTGGTCCACCCCGAGTTCGACCTCGACGCCGCGGCCGACGAGCTGGTGACCTTCACCTTGAACGCGATCGAGCGCCGGGACTGATCCCCGTCCGGTCCGCGCGGCCGGTCACGGTCGCGCGAAGGCGGGTGCCCGCTCGGGTCGCACGCCGACCCCGCCGAGGTAGCCCGTCAGCGTGGTGAGCAGCGGTACGCGCCCCAGCAGGCGGAACGGCAGCGGCAGCCGCCCGTGGTCGAGGACGCCGTCGAGCGCCGGGCGCAACAGCGCCTCGTGCTCGCCCCGTTGCGCCTTCTGCACCAGGGCCGCCGGCATCAGCCGCCGCTTCTGCACCCGCGCGAGGTCCTCGTCCCGGACGGTGCCGCGCCGCAGCGGCCCCGCCAGGATGCGGGCGGCCGCCACCGCGTCCTGCACCGCGAGGTTGACGCCGACGCCCCCGGTGGGGGACATGGTGTGCGCCGCGTCCCCGATGCACAGCAGTCCCGGCCGGTACCACCGCGAGAGCCGGCCCATCGTGACCTCCAGCAGCTTCACGTCGTCCCAGGAGCGGATCGCGTCCGTCACCTCGGGCCCCCAGCCGAAGAGCCCGCCTATCCGCTCGCGGAACCACTCGATCCCGTTGGCGCGCAGCTCGGCGTCCGTGCCCTTCTTGATGAGGTAGGACGTCTGGTAGTACGCGCCGCGGTCCATCGTGACCGCGAACTGCCGGCCCTCGGCCCGCATGAAGACCCGGCCGTCCTTGCCGTCGTCCTTCTGCGCCGGGACGCGGACGTTCCACACGTCCATGGGCACGTCGAAGAGGTCCTGCCGCAGCCCGGCCGCCTCGCGGACGAGGGAGTCCCGGCCGTCGCAGGCGACCGTGAGGTCCGCCGCCAGTTCCCCGGGCCCGCCGTCCTCGTCCGTGTAGCGCACTCCCGCCACCCGGCCGTCCTCGAAGCGCAGGCCCGTGACGGCGGTGCGCATCCGCAGGGTGAAGGCCGGCTCCTCGCCCGCCGCGCTCGCGAGCAGGTCGAGGAAGTCCCACTGCGGAACCATGGCGATGTATTTGTGCGGGCCGGGGATGCGCCGAAGGTCGGAGAGGGTCAGGACGGTGTCGCCGACGTGCATCCGCACCTGGTCCAGCCGGCGCGCGGGCAGCCGCGCGAACCGTTCGCCGAGGCCGAGTTCGTCCAGCAGCCGCAGCGTGGACGGGTGCACGGTGTCGCCGCGGAAGTCGCGCAGGAAGTCCTTGTGCTTCTCCAGAACGGTCACTTCGACGCCGGCCCGGGCCAGCAGCAGTCCCAGCATCATGCCCGCGGGCCCACCCCCGACCACACAGCAGGTCGTGCGCTCCATGTCGTCCTCCCCGTCGCCCCGCATGGTTGATGACCGACCGGTCAATAGTCTGACCGACCGGTCAGTGAAGTCTACGTACGGCCGCCCGGGCATGGCAACGGCCCCTCCTGCCGGGCCTGGTCGGCCGGCCGGAGGGGCCGCTGGGGTGGGTGTGGTGCGGTAGGGGAGGGTTCGCCTAGATGTCCCGGAACGTCTCGATCTGGGCCCCGATGGAGTTGAGCCGTTCGGCCAGGTCCTCGTAACCACGGTTGATCACGTAGACGTTGCGCAGCACGGACGTGCCCTCCGCCGCCATCATGGCCAGCAGGACGACGACGGCGGGCCGCAGGGCCGGCGGGCACATCATCTCGGCCGAGCGCCAGCGCGTGGGGCCCTCGACCAGGACGCGGTGCGGGTCGAGCAGCTTGACGTCCGCGCCGAGACGGTTGAGGTCCGTGAGGTAGATGGCGCGGTTGTCGTAGACCCAGTCGTGAATGAGGGTCTGGCCCTGGGCGAACGCGGCGATGGCCGCGAAGAAGGGCACGTTGTCGATGTTGAGGCCCGGGAACGGCATCGGGTGGATCTTGTCGATCGGCGCGCACAGCTTGGACGGACGCACGGTCAGGTCCAGCAGCCGGGTCCGGCCGTTGTCGGCGCGGTACTCGGCGCTGCGCTCGTGGTCGAGGCCCATCTCCTCCAGGACGGCGAGCTCGATCTCCATGAACTCCACCGGCACCCGGCGGATCGTCAGCTCGGACTCGGTGACCACGGCCGCGGCGAGCAGGCTCATGGCCTCCACCGGGTCCTCCGAGGGCGCGTAGTCCACGTCGCGGTCGATGGTGGCCACGCCGTGCACGGTCAGCGTCGTGGTGCCGACGCCCTCGACGCGCACGCCCAGTTCCTCCAGGAAGAAGCACAGGTCCTGGACCATGTAGTTGGAGCTGGCGTTGCGGATGACGGTCACGCCGTCGTGGCGGGCCGCGGCGAGCAGGGCGTTCTCGGTCACGGTGTCGCCGCGTTCGGTCAGCACGATCGCCCGGGTGGGTGCGACCGAACGGTCGACCTGGGCGTGGTACGTGCCGTCGGTGGCGGTGATCTCCAGGCCGAAGTGCCGCAGGGCCGTCATGTGGGGCTGCACGGTGCGCGTGCCGAGGTCGCAGCCGCCGGCGTACGGGATCTTGAAGTGGTCCATGCGGTGCAGCAGCGGGCCGAGGAACATGATGACGCTGCGGGTCCGGCGGGCGGCCTCGGTGTCCATGGCGGCGAGGTCCAGCTCGGCCGGCGGCACGATCTCCAGGTCGTTGCCGTCGTTGATCCAGCGGTGCCGGACGCCGATGCTGGCGAGCACCTCCAGGATCCGGTAGACCTCCTCGATCCGCGCGACCCGTCGCAGCGTGGTGCGGCCCGCGTTGAGCAGGGTGGCGCACAGCAGGGCGACGCACGCGTTCTTGCTGGTCTTGACGTCGATGGAGCCGGAGAGCCGACGGCCGCCGACGACCCGCAGATGCATCGGCCCGGCGTACCCGAGAGAGACGATCTCGCTGTCGAGCGCCTCTCCGATACGGGCGATCATATCAAGGCTGATGTTCTGATTTCCCCGCTCGATGCGGTTGACCGCGCTCTGGCTGGTTCCCAGTGCGTCCGCGAGCTGGGTCTGGGTCCAGCCACGGTGCTGGCGTGCGTCACGGATGAGCTTGCCGATGCGGCCGAGGTAGGCGTCTGTCATGAGGCGGACGGTATCTCAGATATGAGATTTCTGCCGCCCGTGCCATGCCTTCCCGCTTGTTCTACTACTATGCGAACAACTCGGAGGTGTCATGAACGTATCCACGTCTTTTGTGAAGGACCTGCGCCGGCCTCTGGTGATAGCCCTGGCCTATCTGACCGGCTTTGCTGTGTTTGTCGCCGCTTTCCTTGCACATCATGACCGCCTGCCGGATCCGATGGCCACGCACTTCTCCGGCGGCGGTCACGCCGACGGCTATACGGCGCTGGACTCGTTCCCGTACGAGGCCCTCGCCCTGCTGCTCGCCCCCGCCGCGCTGTTCGTGGCCCTCGGCTACGCCATGAGAACCGCGCGGACGAGAGCCCTGACGGCCCTGGCCTGCGGACTCGCCGGGACCCTGGGATGCGTCAGTACGAGCGTCGTCCTCGTCAACGCCCACGCGTCCACCGCCGCGGAGGCCCGGCTTCCGCTGGGCCACCTGGGGCTCGCCCTGGCCGTCGGCGCCGCGGCGGCCGGCCTGGGCCTGCTGCTCGCGGGCCGTGACACCCCCTCGGCCGCCCCGGCCCCGGCCGGGGCCGGCGCCCCCCGTCTGGACCTCGGCGACGGGGAGAGCGCGACCTGGACGAGGGTCGCCGGATCGCGACCCCTGCGCGTCGTCGGCGCGGTGAGCGGCGTCCTGGGCGTGCTCCTGGCGGCCCTCGTGGGGTGGGGCGCGGGCCTCGGCCTGCTGGCGACGACGGTCCTGTTGCTGCCGATGTCCACCGTCCGCGTCACCGTCGACCGGCACGGCCTGACCGCCTGCCTCCCCTGGCTGCCCCGGCCCCGGCTGCGCATCCCGCTCGCCCGCGTCGCCTCCGCCCAGGCCCGGCACGTCGACCCCTGGAAGGACCTAGGCGGCTGGGGCTACCGCGTCGTACCCGGCCGCAGCGGGCTGGCCCTGCGCTCGGGCGAGGCGATCGTGGTCGCCCTGACCACCGGCAGCGAGTTCGTCGTCACCGTCGACGACGCCGCCACGGCCGCGGCCCTGCTCAACGCCCTCGCCGACCGCCACCGGGCCCACGGGGGCTCCAGATGCTGATCCGTCTCGACCACGCCTCCCCGGTCCCGCTCGGCGACCAGATCGCCGCCGCCGTCCGCGGCGCCATCGCCGACGCCTCCGTCCGCACCGGCGAACGCCTCCCGGCCGCCCGCGCCCTGGCCGATTCCCTGGGCGTCAACGTCCACACCGTCCTGCGGGGCTACCAGCGCCTGCGCGAGGAGGGCCTCATCGAACTGCGCCGCGGCCGCGGCGCGGTGGTGAGCGCCGACACCACGTCCCCGGGCCGCGCCCGCCTCGTCGAGGGCGTCCGCGACCTGGTCGCGGACGCGCGGGCGCTGGGCCTGACGGACGACGAGGTGCTGGCGATGGTGCGGGTGGGACTGGGGGGCGGGTGACGGTCAGAAGCCGGAGGTGTCGAGTTCCAGCTCGAAGGGGTCGGGGAGGCGGACGGGTGCGCCGAAGGGGCGAGGGCCGTCCGACTTCGTGTAACCGAGTTCGCCCGGCTCGCTGAAGAGCGTGCAGGAACGCTGCTCACGGTCGACGAGGAGATAGAGCGGTGCACCGTACTCGGCGTAGCGGCGGCGCTTGACGATCCGGTCGGTGTCCCCGTTGGAGCCGGAGGTGACCTCGACGATGAGCAGGGTCTGGTCGGGGACGAGGGCTCCGGCATCCTTGGCCAGGCTCGCTGGGACGACGGCCAGATCGGGAATGAACCAGTTGGGAGTTCCTGGAAGGTCCAGGTCGCCGGAGCCCGAGATGCAGTCCAGTTCCACCACCCTGCGTTCGATCTGGCGGCGGACGGAATTGGCCGCGGACTCGTGATCCCAGCTCGGCGACATCATGGAGATAACCCCCTCGACGATCTGCACACGGTCTCCCTCGATGTGCCTGATCGCGTACTTCAGCGCGGATTCGGGGTCGTCCGCCGCGTACGTGTGGGGCTGTGTACTCATTGGTCCTCCCGGGACGTCGCTACGGCAGCTTGACGACTGTCCATGATTTACAGCAACCGCCGCCACTCGCCCGCCCGTTCGGCCCAACGTCCACTCGTACAGGTGAACCAACCCGCTACGCCCTCTCCCCGCCCCCGTCCCTCGTGACCGCCAGCAAAGCCATGTCGTCCGTGATGCGCCCGCCCGTGTGGTGGGCCACCTCGGTGAGGAGGGCGTCGAGCAGGGTGTCCGGGTCCGGGAAGGTGCGGCCGGACAGTCCGGCCACGGGGTCGTAGAAGACGCCGGCGCGGTCGCGCGCCTCTGTGAGGCCGTCGGTGTACAGCAGCAGGGTCGCCCCCGGCGGGAGCGGCACCGTGTCGGTCCGGTCCTCGTCGGCGCCCAGATCCGCCAGCGCCAGGGGGAGGGCGGGGACCGAGGGCTCCACCGCCCGCACCGCGCCGTCGTGCAGCAGCAGCGGCGCCGGGTGGCCGCGGTTGACCAGCCGCAGCTCGTCGCCGGACGGCGGGATCTCGGCCAGCACCGCGGTGACGAACCCCTCGGTCCGCTCCAGCCCGGCCCGCTGCTCCGCCTCCCTGCGCACGGCCCGGTCCAGCCTGGCCGCGGTCCCGGCGAGCGTGGGCTCCTCCTCGGCGGCCTCCCGGAAGGCGCCCAGCGCCACATCCACCGCCTTGACCGCCTCCATGCCCTTGCCGCGTACGTCGCCGACGACGCACCGCATCCCGTACGGGGTGTCCTGGACGCTGTACAGGTCACCGCCGATCTGCGCCTCCTTCACGGCCGACTGGTAGCGCACCGCGATCCGCAGGGACCCGATCGAGGCCGGCGGCTCGGGCAGTACGGCGCGCTGCACGGCGAGGGCGATCCGGCGCGCGGACTGCAACTGCACGTCGCTGTAGTAGATGAGGCGGTTGAGGACCACGGCGAAGGCGGAGACGGTCGCGACCGTCGCCAGCTCGCTCTGCCCGCCCGAGTCCCCGATGAACCCGAAGTGGGTGAGCAGCGCCAGGTCGGCGGCGCAGGCGCCGACGCCCGCCAGGATCGTCGCGCGCAGCGACAGCAGCGCGGCGGCCGTCATCGGCGCGGCCGTGTAGAACGCCTCGGCGCTGAAGTGAGGCGGGGTGTTGTAGTCGAGGAGGGCGCCTCCGACGAGCAGCAGGACCGGCAGCAGCCCCAGACGGCGCAGGCACCCCCACCTGGCGGCGGTGCGTCCCGCGCTCGGTGCCCTCACGTACCCGCTCCCACTCTCGCGTGCCGCGCTGTGCGCTTGTACAGGCGCTGTACACGCTCAAGCTTGCTCGGGCAGGATCGCGGCTGCCAGTCAGGGGAGCGGGGGGTGGCAGCACCCCTTATGTCGGTGGATATCGGTATCCGTCCACACCGGACGGCCCATCCGGGCATGACCGCCGGACAGCGATGTATTAGAGTTATCTCGACATCGAGATATCTGCCGAGAGGCGTACCGCTGTCGCGCCAGTAAGGCGTACCTAACTTAGGCACACCTTAGCGGATCCGCGCGGTGTCGGGGCGGCAGGATTGCCGCGTACGCGAATTCATGCATGAAGGAGACTGTCGTGTCGGCGAACAGCTTCGACGCCCGCAGCACGCTGCAGGTGGGCGACGAGTCGTACGAGATCTTCAAGCTGGACAAGGTCGAGGGCTCCGCCCGCCTGCCCTACAGCCTGAAGGTGCTGCTGGAGAACCTGCTCCGCACGGAGGACGGCGCGAACATCACCGCCGACCACATC is a window encoding:
- a CDS encoding FAD-dependent oxidoreductase, which produces MERTTCCVVGGGPAGMMLGLLLARAGVEVTVLEKHKDFLRDFRGDTVHPSTLRLLDELGLGERFARLPARRLDQVRMHVGDTVLTLSDLRRIPGPHKYIAMVPQWDFLDLLASAAGEEPAFTLRMRTAVTGLRFEDGRVAGVRYTDEDGGPGELAADLTVACDGRDSLVREAAGLRQDLFDVPMDVWNVRVPAQKDDGKDGRVFMRAEGRQFAVTMDRGAYYQTSYLIKKGTDAELRANGIEWFRERIGGLFGWGPEVTDAIRSWDDVKLLEVTMGRLSRWYRPGLLCIGDAAHTMSPTGGVGVNLAVQDAVAAARILAGPLRRGTVRDEDLARVQKRRLMPAALVQKAQRGEHEALLRPALDGVLDHGRLPLPFRLLGRVPLLTTLTGYLGGVGVRPERAPAFARP
- a CDS encoding PP2C family protein-serine/threonine phosphatase — translated: MRAPSAGRTAARWGCLRRLGLLPVLLLVGGALLDYNTPPHFSAEAFYTAAPMTAAALLSLRATILAGVGACAADLALLTHFGFIGDSGGQSELATVATVSAFAVVLNRLIYYSDVQLQSARRIALAVQRAVLPEPPASIGSLRIAVRYQSAVKEAQIGGDLYSVQDTPYGMRCVVGDVRGKGMEAVKAVDVALGAFREAAEEEPTLAGTAARLDRAVRREAEQRAGLERTEGFVTAVLAEIPPSGDELRLVNRGHPAPLLLHDGAVRAVEPSVPALPLALADLGADEDRTDTVPLPPGATLLLYTDGLTEARDRAGVFYDPVAGLSGRTFPDPDTLLDALLTEVAHHTGGRITDDMALLAVTRDGGGERA
- a CDS encoding Uma2 family endonuclease, which gives rise to MSTQPHTYAADDPESALKYAIRHIEGDRVQIVEGVISMMSPSWDHESAANSVRRQIERRVVELDCISGSGDLDLPGTPNWFIPDLAVVPASLAKDAGALVPDQTLLIVEVTSGSNGDTDRIVKRRRYAEYGAPLYLLVDREQRSCTLFSEPGELGYTKSDGPRPFGAPVRLPDPFELELDTSGF
- a CDS encoding DUF1648 domain-containing protein; this translates as MNVSTSFVKDLRRPLVIALAYLTGFAVFVAAFLAHHDRLPDPMATHFSGGGHADGYTALDSFPYEALALLLAPAALFVALGYAMRTARTRALTALACGLAGTLGCVSTSVVLVNAHASTAAEARLPLGHLGLALAVGAAAAGLGLLLAGRDTPSAAPAPAGAGAPRLDLGDGESATWTRVAGSRPLRVVGAVSGVLGVLLAALVGWGAGLGLLATTVLLLPMSTVRVTVDRHGLTACLPWLPRPRLRIPLARVASAQARHVDPWKDLGGWGYRVVPGRSGLALRSGEAIVVALTTGSEFVVTVDDAATAAALLNALADRHRAHGGSRC
- a CDS encoding helix-turn-helix domain-containing protein, encoding MTDAYLGRIGKLIRDARQHRGWTQTQLADALGTSQSAVNRIERGNQNISLDMIARIGEALDSEIVSLGYAGPMHLRVVGGRRLSGSIDVKTSKNACVALLCATLLNAGRTTLRRVARIEEVYRILEVLASIGVRHRWINDGNDLEIVPPAELDLAAMDTEAARRTRSVIMFLGPLLHRMDHFKIPYAGGCDLGTRTVQPHMTALRHFGLEITATDGTYHAQVDRSVAPTRAIVLTERGDTVTENALLAAARHDGVTVIRNASSNYMVQDLCFFLEELGVRVEGVGTTTLTVHGVATIDRDVDYAPSEDPVEAMSLLAAAVVTESELTIRRVPVEFMEIELAVLEEMGLDHERSAEYRADNGRTRLLDLTVRPSKLCAPIDKIHPMPFPGLNIDNVPFFAAIAAFAQGQTLIHDWVYDNRAIYLTDLNRLGADVKLLDPHRVLVEGPTRWRSAEMMCPPALRPAVVVLLAMMAAEGTSVLRNVYVINRGYEDLAERLNSIGAQIETFRDI
- a CDS encoding GntR family transcriptional regulator, which codes for MLIRLDHASPVPLGDQIAAAVRGAIADASVRTGERLPAARALADSLGVNVHTVLRGYQRLREEGLIELRRGRGAVVSADTTSPGRARLVEGVRDLVADARALGLTDDEVLAMVRVGLGGG